In the bacterium genome, ATCGCGCCCGCGACCACGAACGGGTCGCCGAGGTTGTTCATGAACGACGAGTCCTGCTTCTTGAGCTGAAACTGCACCGTGCTCGCATCAAGGGCCTTCACGGAGGCAAGGTTCGGGAAGCGGTCTTTGGCGTAGGGAATGCCTTTGGCCATCAACCGCTCAAACGAGAAGACGACGTCGGCGGAGGTGAGCGGGCTGCCGTCGTGAAACTTCACGCCGCTGCGCAGCATGAACGTGTAGGTCCGTCCGTCAGGGCTCGTCCGCCAGGATGTCGCCAGTTGCGGCGCGATCTTGCCGTCCGGCTGGACCACTACCAGCGTCTCGTACGCTAACTGCCAGGCAAACCAGTTGTTGAAGTTGGAGTGCGCGATGGGATCGAATGTGTCTACGGGGGTGGGCTCGGCGACAACAACCTCTCGACCCGCGGGCGCGGCCGCGAGCAAAAGGGCCGGGGGAACGGCCAACAGGCCGGCCGACAACACCAGCATCAAGACTCCAACCGCAGGAATCGCATAGATCACCGAGCGAAGTCTGAGATGCATTCCCATGAGCGCCCCCTAACAAGACTTTACGCTCCGAGGGCCACGTGGCTCCTCGCCGACAAGCGGGCAGACCTGACTAAAGGTTTGAGGTTGCCGGGAGGAGGTCCTCTCTCGTGTCCTCTGCTAGTTTCGCTAACCGACAAGAGATTCGAGTTTAACGACTAGGTTGCGTCGCGTGGACACCCTCCACACATTCCGAAGGAGTCCCGGCCACCGCATATCGTTCGATCATCCATCGGGCACGATCCTGGAGTGTTCAGAGCCTACGGCCCTGAGTCGTAGCGGGGCGCTGTTCCCGTCATGACGTCGCCGGTCGCGACGGCGTTCTTTGGGCTCGCATCCGCGACGTCGTGGGGAGCCGGCGACTTCAGCGGCGGCCTTGCCACCCGGCGGGCGCCGGTGTTTACGGTCGCCGGCGTCGCGAAAGGCGCCTCGTTCGTCGCGATGGTCATCTGCGCGCTTGGCTGGGCCGAGCCGTTTCCCTCGAGAGCGGCGCTCGCGTGGGGCGGCGCGGCGGGCTTGGGCGGCGCCCTTGGACTACTGTGCCTCTACCAAGGTCTGGCGCTCGGGACCATGAGCATCGTGGCGCCGCTGTCGGCCGTCGTCGCCGCCTGCATCCCGGTGGGCTTCGCGGCACTCTATCAAGGTTTGCCGAGTGGCTGGCAGGCTGCCGGCTTCGGCCTCGCGTTTCTCGGCGTCTGGTTCGTCTCGGCGCCGGGCGAGCCAGCGCCTCCCGGCCAGAGCGCTGAGCCCATCGACGAACGGCGCAAGACGACCGGCCTCATCTTGGCCGCCCTGGCCGGCCTAGGTTTTGGCGCGTTCTATATCTGCATCAGCCGGGCGAGAGCGGCGGGAGTGTTCTGGCCGCTGGCCGCGACGCAGTTCATTACGCTCCTCGTAGTCCTCGCGGCCGCCTGTGGCGCCGCGCTGTTCCGGCACAGGACTACCGGCCTTCCGATGGCCCGCGCCGTCTTGCTCCGTCTCGTCTTGCTCATGCTCCTCGCCGGCCTGCTCGATGCGGGCGGCAACGCATTCTTCGTGCTCGCCGAGCACGCCGGTCGTCTCGACGTTGCGGCGGTGCTCGCCTCGCTGTATCCCGCGTCCACCGTGATGCTGGCGCGGGCTCGGCTCAAGGAGCGTGTCTCGCGGAGACAGGCACTCGGCGTGGCCGCCGCGCTGGTATCGATCCCGCTGATCGCCGGATGATCCACACGCCGGAGGGCCAGCCGCACGAGGTCCGCACAGGCGCCGGCGAGAAGGTGACGTCCTGAGAAACTCCAGACCCGGGGTGACCGACCATGGCGCTGCCGTTTGAGATCGCGGAATACGAGGCACGGATCGAGCACGCCCGCGCGGCGATGCGCGACGCCCGCCTCGATCTGCTGCTGCTGTTTCATCAGGAAAGCCTCTACTATTTGTTTGGCTACGATCAGATCGGCTACTGGGTGTACCAAACGGTCGTGCTGCCCGCCGACGGGTCTGCGCC is a window encoding:
- a CDS encoding EamA family transporter translates to MTSPVATAFFGLASATSWGAGDFSGGLATRRAPVFTVAGVAKGASFVAMVICALGWAEPFPSRAALAWGGAAGLGGALGLLCLYQGLALGTMSIVAPLSAVVAACIPVGFAALYQGLPSGWQAAGFGLAFLGVWFVSAPGEPAPPGQSAEPIDERRKTTGLILAALAGLGFGAFYICISRARAAGVFWPLAATQFITLLVVLAAACGAALFRHRTTGLPMARAVLLRLVLLMLLAGLLDAGGNAFFVLAEHAGRLDVAAVLASLYPASTVMLARARLKERVSRRQALGVAAALVSIPLIAG